In Anaerolineales bacterium, a single genomic region encodes these proteins:
- a CDS encoding CoB--CoM heterodisulfide reductase iron-sulfur subunit A family protein has translation MSRVGVFVCHCGHNIAGILDVPELVRVASLHAEVAFAADYRYMCSDPGQDLIRSAIAEHHLDAVVVAACSPAMHESTFRKACAAAGVNAFRCESANIREQVSWVHQSRPQAATVKAADIIGSVVEKVRRNSSLEPIRLPLSRRCLVIGGGISGLHAALDLADAGYPVVLVERQPSLGGKMRQFSRSYLNLSDGEHLLQERLQRVEAHPQIQVLTRAQVREVAGYVGNFKARVVRQEADGEVDFAFEVGAIVVATGWDSYPLGKLADLGGGVLPDVVDTLTFERMLLQPEGPRRPSDGRVPQQVVFIQCAGSRNAEGGVPYCSKVCCMVVAKQARAYRERVPQGRACVFYTDIRSGGKGYEEYVQQAAEEFGVLYLRGQVRRVYEADGKVKLLGEDTLTGLSLELTPDLVVLATPLVPSEGAQALAQVLHISADAAGFLSEAHPKLRPVETLTAGVFLAGCCQGPKDIPESVAQAGAAAAKVMQLFSQEMLSQSPTVAIVDGELCAGCGACIEACPYGARSLSAVRPIAVVNPALCQACGACAVVCPNKATEVVNWVAGQILAMVGEVS, from the coding sequence GTGAGCCGGGTGGGGGTGTTCGTCTGCCACTGTGGGCACAACATTGCCGGCATCCTGGATGTGCCGGAGCTGGTGCGCGTGGCGAGCCTGCACGCTGAGGTCGCCTTCGCGGCCGACTACCGCTACATGTGCTCCGACCCGGGCCAGGATCTGATCCGCTCGGCCATAGCCGAGCACCATCTGGATGCCGTAGTGGTCGCGGCCTGTTCGCCGGCCATGCACGAGAGCACCTTCCGCAAAGCATGTGCCGCGGCCGGGGTGAACGCCTTTCGCTGCGAATCCGCCAACATCCGGGAACAGGTGTCCTGGGTGCATCAGAGCCGCCCGCAAGCCGCCACGGTCAAGGCGGCCGACATCATTGGTTCCGTGGTGGAGAAAGTCCGCCGCAATTCCAGCCTGGAGCCGATCCGGCTGCCTCTCTCCCGCCGCTGCCTGGTGATCGGCGGGGGGATCAGCGGCCTGCATGCTGCTCTCGACCTGGCCGATGCCGGCTACCCGGTGGTCCTGGTAGAGCGCCAGCCGTCGCTCGGCGGGAAAATGCGCCAGTTCAGCCGGAGCTACCTCAACCTGTCCGATGGCGAGCACCTGCTGCAGGAGCGCCTCCAGCGCGTTGAGGCGCACCCACAGATCCAGGTCCTCACCCGGGCGCAGGTCCGCGAGGTGGCCGGGTACGTTGGCAACTTCAAGGCGCGGGTAGTGCGTCAGGAGGCAGACGGCGAGGTGGACTTTGCCTTCGAGGTCGGTGCCATCGTGGTCGCCACTGGATGGGACTCGTATCCGCTGGGCAAGCTTGCGGACCTCGGAGGCGGCGTGCTGCCGGACGTGGTGGACACGCTGACGTTTGAGCGCATGCTGCTGCAACCCGAGGGTCCCCGCCGGCCGTCGGATGGCCGGGTGCCGCAGCAGGTGGTGTTCATCCAATGCGCCGGCTCGCGGAATGCTGAAGGCGGTGTTCCGTACTGCTCCAAGGTGTGCTGCATGGTCGTCGCCAAGCAGGCGCGGGCCTACCGGGAGCGGGTCCCGCAGGGCCGGGCCTGCGTCTTCTACACTGACATCCGCTCAGGCGGGAAAGGCTACGAGGAGTACGTTCAGCAGGCGGCGGAGGAGTTCGGGGTGCTGTACCTGCGTGGGCAAGTGCGCCGGGTTTACGAAGCGGATGGAAAGGTCAAGCTGCTGGGTGAGGACACGCTCACCGGCCTCTCGCTGGAGCTGACGCCTGACCTGGTGGTCCTGGCGACGCCGCTGGTCCCGTCCGAAGGTGCGCAGGCACTGGCTCAGGTGCTGCATATCAGCGCCGACGCGGCTGGATTCCTGAGCGAGGCGCATCCGAAACTTCGGCCGGTGGAAACGCTGACCGCCGGGGTCTTCCTGGCGGGATGCTGCCAGGGTCCCAAAGACATCCCCGAGTCGGTCGCCCAGGCCGGGGCAGCAGCCGCCAAGGTCATGCAGCTCTTCTCACAAGAGATGTTGTCGCAATCGCCCACGGTGGCCATCGTGGACGGTGAGCTTTGCGCAGGCTGCGGTGCATGCATCGAGGCTTGTCCATATGGGGCCCGATCCTTGAGCGCTGTGCGGCCGATCGCCGTAGTCAACCCTGCACTGTGCCAGGCCTGTGGCGCCTGCGCGGTAGTCTGTCCCAACAAGGCGACGGAAGTGGTCAACTGGGTTGCGGGCCAGATACTGGCCATGGTGGGCGAGGTCAGCTAG
- a CDS encoding 4Fe-4S dicluster domain-containing protein — translation MALLQSVEHRSHQELRLCYQCHKCTAGCPSAADMLFGPDRLIRLIQLGEDQRVLGSPDLWLCAGCGTCGARCPNGIDMAPVMDALRAAALSRGIRPGDPGALAFHRLFLGITRRLGRSHEATLLILYKLRSGNLFADMGSGIRLVVKGKVPLLPHRIAGWRQVAGVMEMRMPRSADPAGEAADGSDPWN, via the coding sequence ATGGCGCTGCTGCAATCCGTGGAGCATCGGTCGCATCAGGAACTCCGCTTGTGCTACCAGTGCCACAAGTGCACGGCCGGCTGTCCCTCGGCGGCCGACATGCTCTTCGGACCGGATCGCCTGATCCGCCTGATCCAGTTGGGAGAGGATCAACGGGTGTTGGGGAGCCCGGACCTGTGGCTGTGCGCCGGCTGCGGAACCTGCGGCGCCCGGTGCCCGAATGGAATTGACATGGCGCCGGTGATGGACGCCCTGCGGGCGGCGGCGCTCAGCCGCGGCATTCGCCCCGGCGATCCTGGTGCGCTGGCGTTCCACCGCCTTTTCCTGGGGATCACCCGCAGGCTGGGGAGATCGCACGAAGCGACATTGCTCATCCTCTACAAGCTCCGTTCAGGGAATCTGTTTGCCGACATGGGCTCGGGGATCCGTCTGGTGGTGAAAGGCAAGGTGCCTCTGCTGCCGCACCGGATCGCCGGTTGGAGGCAGGTCGCAGGCGTGATGGAGATGCGCATGCCTCGATCGGCCGATCCGGCAGGCGAGGCGGCGGACGGGAGTGACCCGTGGAACTAG
- a CDS encoding CoB--CoM heterodisulfide reductase iron-sulfur subunit B family protein: MELAYYPGCSLHSTGQEFDLSVRAVFERLGVGLTELEDWSCCGASSAHALDPDLGVLLPARNLALANRTGMDVLMPCAACYNRHAVAAAHLRDDPDMRARADVLFGTSAWDESKARPVLAVLCQDLPRRDLLANVVRPLNGMPVVSYYGCLLLRPAGILQSEDPEHPVMMDELLSDLGAEPRRWSYASECCGGGLSLTRPPTVRRLVQRLTGAAREAGAQVIVTSCPLCQVNLEMRQSGERIPVLYVTELVATALGVSSPGWWKKHLIDPAPVLRRYALAD; the protein is encoded by the coding sequence GTGGAACTAGCCTACTACCCAGGCTGCAGTCTGCATTCCACCGGGCAGGAATTCGATCTCTCGGTGCGGGCAGTCTTCGAGCGCCTGGGCGTAGGCCTGACCGAGCTGGAGGACTGGTCGTGCTGCGGGGCGTCCTCGGCCCACGCCCTTGATCCTGACCTTGGGGTTCTTCTCCCGGCCCGCAACCTGGCGCTGGCGAATCGGACGGGTATGGACGTCCTGATGCCGTGCGCCGCCTGCTACAACCGCCACGCCGTCGCCGCCGCCCATCTGCGCGATGACCCGGACATGCGGGCCCGAGCGGACGTGTTGTTCGGCACATCGGCCTGGGACGAGTCCAAGGCACGGCCGGTTCTGGCCGTGCTGTGTCAGGATCTTCCACGACGAGACCTGCTGGCGAATGTGGTTCGACCGCTCAACGGGATGCCGGTGGTTTCGTACTACGGCTGTCTGCTTCTGCGGCCGGCAGGAATTCTGCAGTCCGAGGATCCCGAGCATCCAGTGATGATGGATGAGCTGCTCTCGGATCTGGGTGCTGAGCCGCGGCGCTGGTCGTATGCCAGCGAATGCTGTGGAGGCGGGTTGTCCCTCACCCGTCCTCCGACGGTGCGGCGGCTGGTACAGCGCCTGACGGGGGCCGCGCGTGAAGCGGGCGCGCAGGTGATCGTCACCAGCTGCCCGTTGTGCCAGGTCAATTTGGAGATGCGCCAGTCCGGTGAACGCATACCGGTGCTGTACGTCACGGAATTGGTTGCCACCGCCCTGGGCGTCAGCTCTCCGGGCTGGTGGAAGAAGCATCTGATCGATCCGGCGCCGGTGCTGCGCCGATACGCCTTGGCGGACTGA